TTCCCCATTTCCGGGGGCACTAATCAAGAACACAAAACTTTAACCCTTAACCTGTAATTTTCAAAGTTTCTAAATCCATAAGCTCTTCGTTGTATTAATTTCATTTTTCGATGAAATCCTTCAGTGATGCCATTTGATTTACTAAAACGCCACATACGGGCAATTTCTTCTTTCCATGAATCGAGGTTTTTCGGGCCTTTCCGAATTACAGGAGCACTCACCATTTAACAACACAACACCCTAACATGAGTTCTATAATTAGCCTTCTGTAATGCCATTAGATTTTCTAAACCGCCACATACGAACCTATTCAGCCGAGAATATTCTTGACAATACGTTCTGTTACTTGATCTGGGAGTAATTTTTGCACTTCACGTGTGAACCTGAGGTTGTTGCTGACCACAAAAAAGGAAGTTAAACCAGCTAAAGACGGGGGCGACACCCCAACAAAGCCTAACCGCCGATATACATTGGCATCGCCCAGGCTTAATGAAGGGTTTAACTCCCTACCCTCCACGTTATTAACTAGAATAACTTGCTCCGCCCTGGGAAAACGCCTTTGAATCGTCTGACGTTGCTCGCTGCTCATCTCAGTTAACTCTTCAAGTGATAATTTAATCGTCGCTATATTGGCTGGCAATGCATTAAAAATAAGATGCAAATCTTCTGTTGTTCTGTTATTTAAATAGCTATCATTTAAGCCAAGATGAATTAATCTGGAGTCTTTAAAAACTCTGAATATAGCTGCTAACGCCTCAGCGGTCATCAACTCCAGACCATTCTCTCCTAAATCAAGATGAGTCACCCCTGTATATTGGAGTGAACAAAACATCGCTGTCATTTCAAACATATCCAGATACCCAATGCCATTACGGCATAAATTGAGATGGGTGACGGAAGAGTCTTTTAGAGCATCAAATAGAGTCTCAAAAGCAGTAACAACCATTAGATGCAACCCATTATCACTTAAGTCGAGGTGAGTGATTGGAGAATCTTTTATGGCACTCAACAGGGATGAAAATTCGGCACCTGTCCTTTGATAAAGATCATTATTGCGTAAACCAAGATGGCTAATTGAAGATACTTTCAATGCACAGAATATTTCCGACAACACGATCCCCGATTTTTTACCAAGACCATTATTGGCCAAGTCAAGATCAATGATTGGAGTACTACTCCATGCCTTAAATAGTTCGATTAGTTCAGCGTCTGGTCTTTGTCCCAGCCAATTGCAGCTTAAATCAAGCTGAATGATATCTGAATCGCTTAAAACGGTTAACAAGGTGGCTAACTCCGTCCCAGTCTTTTGGTAAAGGTCATTAGCACTTAAACTAAGACGGCTGATTCCAGAGTCCTTAAGAATCTTAAACAGGGCCACCAATTCGGTTCCAGTCTTTTGCCCAAGATTATTGAAGTGCAAATTAAGATAAGTGACTCCAAAAGCCTTGAGCATACTGAGCAGAACTACCAAGTCAGTGAATTTTTTCTCACCTAGTCGGTTTTTTGACAAATTGAGTTGGACAATCCACAAGCCTTTTAACTGGTTCAATTTGACAATGATTTTTTTAATGGATGGATTAAATAGTTCAACGCGCATGGATGCTTCTTATATTAATTTACAAGGCTAAAAAAGCAGATTCCAGCTGATTTAAAAAGCTACGTCTTTTCACCTTGATCTGTCCCAATCTTTCTAGCCGTGTAATATTGTACTATATCACCCATCCATATTTATAACATCTTATGGACTATAATTTTCAAAACTTCTAAGCCGCATAACCAGTCGTTGAATCAACTAGAAATTTTGTATAAGCCATATATAAACAATCGATTTCCTTTCAGTTAATTGAATTAGAATAAGATTGATGAAAAATATTTCAAAAAGATATTATTCAAGCTTATATAGCTCTTGTCTTTTAACAGTAGGCAAAATATTCATTAAAAGGCTGCTTATTTTTTAACACTGAAAATTCTGGGGCCATAATTAAAAAACTTGAGGATTGAGTATAAAATAATCTAATATCATCAAGTTACTCAACAATGTCTTGTTGTGGGCCAACGATTCAAGGAGCGTTATGATTGTTATCTTCGTCCATGGCTGGAGTGTCACGCATACCAATACTTATGGGGAACTTCCTCAATGGCTTGAAAATCAGAGCAAACAGGGAAAGCTGGATATTCAAGTCGGCAATATTTATCTTGGGCGCTACATCAGTTTTGATGATACGGTGACGGTTGACGATATAGCACGCGCATTTGATCAAGCGGTACGTGATGAAATTGTTGATAAGCTACAAGATGGGCAGCGTTTTGCTTGTATCACTCACTCTACCGGTGGGCCTATTGTCCGCAAATGGATGGATTTATACTTTAAGAATAATCTTGCAAAATGTCCGTTGAGTCACCTTATCATGCTGGCTCCTGCCAACCACGGTTCTGCTCTTGCTCAACTTGGTAAATCCCGACTAGCTCGTATAAAGAGTTTTTTTGAAGGTGTTGAACCGGGAAAATATGTACTTGATTGGCTTGAACTTGGAAGCGACATGAGCTGGCAACTTAATGAAAGCTGGCTTGATTACGATTGTACTGCTAATGGCATCTATTGCTTTGTACTTACTGGCCAGAAAATTGATCGCCAACTTTATGATGCACTAAACTCTTACACGGGAGAAGCAGGGTCTGATGGCGTGGTACGTGTCGCTGCAACAAATATGAATTATAGTCTATTGAAATTACATCAGGAGGGGGATAACGGTGAAAGTCTTGTAGTCGCTAAAATGATACGGACACAGCCAATGGCATTTGGGGTTCTGCCAGGACTAGCGCATTCTGGTAAAAATATCGGGATCATCCGTAGTATTTCAATGGCCAATGCAGCGACTCATCCCACAGCAATATGGATCTTGAGATGCCTGCAAGTAAAAAGCCGTGACTCGTATAATACGTTAGTAAAAGAGCTGGATAAGATTACTAAAGAAACTCAGAAGAATGAGCATACGGAATTTGTGAAAACACTTGTATTTAAACGCGAGTATATAACCAATCGCTACTCTATGATTATTTTCCGGCTTATTGATGACCGAGGCAATCACCTTGTCGATTATGATCTTTATCTAACTGCTGGCCCCCAATATAGCGAGCAGGCGCTTCCTGCAGGTTTCTTCATAGATCGCCAACGAAACCTGAATAATCGAGGAAAACTGACTTATTTTCTTGACTACGACATCATGGAATCCGGGATTAATACTCCAAAAATGAGAGGCAATCTAGGGTTCCGTATTAAGGCATACCCTGAATCAAGTGACCAAGCCCTTGCCTATTACAGATTATTTGATTTTCATTCATCCCTTGCTGATATTAACAAAATTCTTCATCCGAATGAAACAGTAATGGTAGAAATCATGCTTCAGCGACGAGTAGATAGAACGGTCTTCCGTATGACTAACAACCTTGCCCCAGCAAAAATCAGTGTGAAAACGACTGGCAAAAAAGTAGATTGACCTCACTTCTGTTTGATGTATTTATGCATCAAATATGCATTTAAAGAGAAAGACAGAAAGAGAAAAAATAATTAAGAAAAATCTATTGATAATAGAATTGCCTTATTTTAATAGCCTATATTTTAAACATTTGCAATTTTACTTTCTTTATAAACATCTGAAATTTTTTCACCATCCCAAATATATCTTAAATGACATCCCTGTCTTGGTAGAGTAAGTGCTGGAGGCCTTAATACAGCCATACATAAGCCATTTAAATTTCTTACACTTGGGTACAGCAACCCCCATTCTTTTTTCTCATAAACTGTTTTTCCAAACTCCTGGCTTTTACCATAATAAGCTGGATCAGGATTAAACAGCTCTTTATATCTTTTATCTCTAATATCTATTAAAGGTTTTTTTATAGTAGCCACATATTCTCTCATTGAGATCGAGCAAGGTTTTTCATTTGACGCACTATAAAACCTTGCTCGATGAAAGCAAGTTTCCTTTATTGCTGTTTCAAGGGATGAAGCGGCATAATAAACACCAAAACTGCCATCACTAAATCTTGACTCAAATCCAATATGTGTAAAAGCAGCCATAATCGGAGTAGATCCGGGACCACCTATCCAATCCTCTTTATCTATCAAATTTATTTTACCGAGCTCTGCAAGTATCCTTTCATTAGTTAGACCTTCAAGTAGAGCTATTTGTTCGATCTCTTCCGCTGAGTCTGCCCAATCAAATAAAGTTACAGGCGGAAATTTAGAGGGTATTAATCTATGCACTTTTTCACTAAAATCTATATAGGAGTACATCCTAATAACCTCTCCAGAAATCCAGAAATTTCCTCACATCTGCAAGACGAACTATCCCTCCTTCCAGCATATATTCTTTTGGTGTTAAACCGTTAAATGGAGGTAGGTTATTTTTACGATTAATCCAGGTTCTGGCTTGCTCTCCATCTTCAAACAATATGCGTAAAGACTTATAAATCCCCAGAAGATAAGAGACTCTCTCTTTTTGATCTCTGTTTAATTTTGCTTTATGGGAAGTGTATGTGGAGCGAGGCATATCTCCCATTAAAATACGGGCTTCACTTTCTTTTAGATCAAAACGCTCTACAAGATTAGTTAAAGACTTCCACACCACGTCATCCGGTATGTTTTGTAAAGAGCTTGTATTCGTTTGCATAGTAAACTCCAGGGTACTTTCAACTATATTATAGTCTTTAAAAAGACATTTGTCCATAAAGAGACATTTTGACAAGTATATAAATAAGATATTTAAATGAAATATATTTGAAAAATTAATTAAAAGTGCAACATACAAAGGAATAAGGTATTTTAAGGCGATAATTAAGAGAAAATAATTTCAAAATGATTGATACAATGCAGAACGAACCAAATATCCATTATACTTATAATTACAAACAACCTGACGAATATCATTTCAGTCTTGATTCAATTCACCTGGCGAAATTTGTCGCCAAACAATTAAACTCTTATAGAGATCTTGGCTCATTAAGAGTATTAGATCTCTGCGCAGGCTGTGGAGTCATTGGAATTGAACTATCATGGCATCTTCAAGCAATCAGGCAGATTGATTTTATTGAGATCCAGGATATTTATACTGAATATTTTTATCAAAACATAGCTAACGTCAATCGACCTGAATTGCAACTTCGCTGGCACCTTTTAAATTATGATGAACTACATGAAAAAAAATGGGAAGGCAAATTTGATTTGATTATCAGTAATCCCCCCTATTTCCAACCAGGCCATGGAATGCTTTCCCCTTCAAAATTTAAAAATCGTTGCAGATTTTATTTAGATAGCTCCTTTCAAAATTATATTCGAGCTCTGGAAAATTCACTTGCAAATAAAGGTAGGGCTTATTTTTTATTACGCCCGTTACAACATCATGGTCTGGATTTATTTTCTGATATACAAAAAGTCCTGCAGGAAACATCAGTATCAGCAAAAAAAATATCGCATATCCGTAGTGCGGATATTATTTTATTAGAAAAGCTGTAGTATTTTTATAGAACATTGATTATCGGCTGCCTTAATAAATAAAAGTATTTTCCAGCATAAATTAAGTATATTACAATCACATACGAAGGTATTCTTTAATAGTTGCACCAGAATCCGTTGAGAACCAACTTAAGAAGTACACAAAGAGGTGTCTACTGCGATAACGAAAAGACGGCGCTCCTCCACAGAATAAACCTTCCAGATAAATTGGAGTTTTGGATGAAACAAGATGTCTCCCATTTGCCAAGAGAGCTCAGCAGCATGGTTTCCTGGTCTCTTACCCGCTTAAAGAAAGCCATTGCAGAAGTCTATGGAAAGGAAACATATGAAAGAATTGAGCAAATTCGACTATCCATGCAAGATACAATCGGGAGTGAGCCGCTTGCACTTGGAAAAGCTCTTCATAGTCTTCAAATCGAGCTTTCCAAGCTTGATAAAAGACAGCTTTATCAAATAGCTCATGGTTTTTCTCTCATGATGGAGCTGATTAATACCTGTGAAAATGCCTATCGCATTTTTCGTATCAACCAAAGAAAAGAACAAATTTATTCTGACAGGCCTCAAGGTATTCATTATGTGTTGACAGCACATCCAACAGAAGCTCGTACTAATGAATTTTTAAAGCTTTTCAAAGCAATCCGTGACTATCTTGTCGAAGTTCTTAAATCACCCTATCTGATGAATGAATCTCATCTTGATCAAATGCTTAAAATCTCGCTTCAGATTAATATTTCCTATCATGAAAAACCAAGTGTAGAAGACGAGGCTCAATACATTTATCAATACGCACTCCATCCACTCAACATCAAACTTTATCATTCTTTTTTAGCAAAAGGCGTTCCTATTCAATTACGCACCTGGGTAGGAGGAGATAAGGATGGGCACTCAGGTGTTAATGAAAAAATCATGCTTAAAAGTCTCGAACTTTCTCGCTTTTTTTTTATTGCCTATATTCAGGAATGCTTAAAAGAAGTGCTGGAAATCATCAAGCTTTCAACTGCATTAAATAAAAACAAATCCTTGGCAGATCAGATTAGTCAGCTTGTTAAAAAAGCGAATCATCTTAAAAAAATACAACCAAAAGATCATGAAAAAGTATCAGCATTCAAAAAAGAATTAACTGCTATACAGTCAAATACACTAAAATTTTTAAATTTCGAACCTGAACAATTCTCCATCATCTCTAGTATTTTTCATCTGTATCCTGCCCTGGTCATGCCTATAGAACTTAGAGAAGACTCCGCCATTGTAAAAGAGAGTTTAACAAGCATAAAAAAAACAACCATCACCAAAATGCTTGAACACGTCCATTCTATAACTTATGGGACTGATCCTAAAAACTATATACGAGGTTTTATCCTCAGTATGGTTGAATCAGCTGAGGATATAAAAAATGGAATTAACCTGGTTAAACAAGTTTTTAAAAGCTACGCCCTACCGGTTGTTCCCTTGTTTGAAAATCAACTTGCTCTCACTAATGCGGATACAATTTTAAATGATTCAATCACTGAAGATATTAGACAGAAACATCTCAAACAGTGGGACGGAAACTATGAAGTGATGTTGGGTTATTCCGACTCGTCTAAAGAAAATGGGGTACTGCCCTCTCGACTCATGATTGCGAAAAGCTTAAAAAACATTCAGTCTACACTGGAAAATAAAAACCTTCGGCCCATCTTTTTTCATGGTTCGGGCGGCAGTATTGAGCGAGGAGGTGGGGATATCAAAGAACAAACTGCTTCCTGGTCTAAGGAAATGATGTCTAATTATAAAGCGACTGTCCAGGGAGAAATGGTTGCAAGACTCTTTGGTTCGAGTTCCATACTCAAAAGTCAAATTGACAAATTTCTTGATATCTATTCGCAAAAAGGTAAAAACACTGATAATGGTTATCCTGAAGAGTTGTCATTATTTTCTGCAAGAGTTAGCCAGAAATACAAAACACTTATACAAAGCGACTGGTTTTGGCAAATAATAGAACAAGCCTCCCCTTATCATTTTTTGAAAGAGTTGAAGATTGGCTCTCGTCCAACCAAACGAAAATCAGGTCCTGATCAACGAAAACTTCGTGCCATCCCATGGATCCTGTGCTGGACTCAAACACGACTTCTTTTCCCTACCTGGTGGGGTATCGGCTCTACTTGGTCAGAACTAGATGACATTGAAAAAAACAGACTCAAGGTACTTTATAAAGAAAATGCTCTTTTTGCCGCCTTTGTAAAACAATTAGGTGTCACGCTTTCCAAGGTATATCTCCCTATCTGGGAACAGTACTTATACCAATTGACTGGCTCCAATGAATATCTCAAGCCTTTTCAATCAGAATTGGAGTCAACCGTTCTATTCTTCTATCAAATAACGGGTGAGAAAGATTTTTGTTTTCATCAACCCTGGCTTGGCGAAAGTATTCAATTAAGATCAACCTTGATTCATCCTTTGAATCTTATTCAGATTGAAGCTATGAAAAGGAAGGATTTACCTCTTTTAAGAAAAACAGTCACGGGCATTTCTTGCGGTATGTTGACAACAGGATGATGAGGTGAATGGAATTATTAGTGCCTACTCTCACAATAAACCATGTCATTTTTATTTATATTCACACATACTCTGATAGCAATGGGCGGTATAGAACGCTACCGCTATAGTGCTAAAAACTGAGCATCGAGGAATACTCTATTGTATTACCTTCATTCATTAATTATATTTAGTGTTTTAGGACGATGTGAATTTAATAATACAAAAACTAAATATAGCTCACTGAAAAAAGAACATTGCTCTTGATAGATCCAACCACATTCACCTTCATCTATCCAGAAAAATTGCTCTTACTTTGTAATTGTTGTATGAATAGATATTAGTCTTTTGGAATTTATGGTGAAATTTTAAGGAGAAATAATGAATAATGGAAGTAAATCAAATACATTTGGCTTTTTAGCCGCGTTAGCAATACTGGCTTGTACCTATACACCGAGTTTTGCAACATGCCCAACTAATAGTCAAACTATTGGCGTGACCAAAATGAACGAACACCAATGGGAAGAAATTAATGATCATCACTCTCATCCCAAGCAAGCTATATTTTTTCATGATCATAAAAGTGGGTTAGTTAAGTTTAAAGCAGGCTATAAAAACCCCCCACATTATTATGAGAATGATCTTGCAGGCATAATAATTTCAGGGGAAATCGACTTCAAAGTAAATGGTAAAACAATAAGCCTTGGTAAAGGAGACTATTTTACAATACCCGCTCGCACTTGCATTAGTTCCTTTTCAAAAAATGGCGCTACAATAGCCATGTTCGGACATAAACCCGGGTCTTATGAAAAAATTAAATCAGAATAATTTTAGATTATGCCTTGATTATGCAGCAGCTGAATCAAGGCTTTCAATTGCATCATGAAGATAAATAATATCCCTTATTATGTCGCTACCCGTGTCGTGAAACGTATACAGTCATGGCTGGGATTGAGTACTCTGGGAGCTCGGGCAATAGTAATTAATACAGAGGAACAAGTGCTATTGGTAAAACATACTTATCAACCTCATTGGTATTTACCAGGAGGAGGAGTAAAAAAAGGAGAATCACCCAAGGCTGCGGTAATCCGTGAACTGCAGGAAGAGGTTGGTATTATTACTGCTGAACAAGATGTAATTTTATTCGGAATTTATCACCACAAATATCTGGGAGTTAATGATTATCCAGTCATTTATATAGTTAAAAAATATACCAGTCATGTCGCCTATTCCAGGGAAATTGAACAAATGAAATGGTTTAGACTTGATACATTACCAGAAATGGTGAGCCAAGGAACCAAACGCAGACTGGTTGAATATATTAATAAAAATCCAATATCAGAAAAGTGGTGATTCAAATCAATATATTCTGAATATTTCCTTCAGGTTCTTGCTCTGTATTTTTTCAAGTTAAAACTAGTATTTGAGGATTATTAAAATTAATTGTGCAAAAACTGTGATTCAATAGCTGATTATGTAGTAGAACAGAATCCCCTCTCTGCTAAATTATAAGAGATCAAATTTCACCAAAAATTAGTCACTTTCAATTTTAGATTTTTTTACAACATTCACAACCTCAATTTCATTAATCACAGCTTCCATTTCATTGTCACCTTTATGTAATCTTTGGATGGATTTAATTTTATGTCCTGCCCTTATTTTGCATAGATTTTTTAAATATTGATATTATTTAATTTTTTTAAATCTTCAAAATCTATTGCCAATGATAGTTCTGCAGAAAAAATCCAGATTTGAACTTTGACTCTATTCTCATGATTTTTGTTAAATCCATATTTAACATGCCTTTTCAATCAGAATTGGAGTCAACCGTTCTATACTTCTATCAAATAATGGGTGAGAAAGATTTTTGTTTTCATCAACCCTGGCTTGGCAAAAGTATTCGATTAAGATCAACCCTGATTCATCCTTTGAATCTTATTCAGATTGAAGCTATGAAAAGGAAGAATTTACCTCTTTAAAAACAGTCACAGGCATTTCTTGCGGTATGTTGACAACAGGATAATAGAGTAAACAGGGCAATTAATGACTATTCTAGCAGCAAATTCGGTATGTACGGCTTTTATCGCTGCTGAATTCAAGCGAGTTGGTCTTGCTTGGTGTCGCATCATTGTTACCCTCTTTTTTCAACCACGGCAATTTTTTTGGATACATGAGCTTTGTTCAAGGATTTCAATGTAGAGCCAAGTAGTCATTCATTGATTATGAATCTAATAATCAAAGCCAATCCCATGCACAAAAGACCAAATAAAACTCTATATGATTTACAATGAATCATTTACTGATATAATAGAACACTATTATTAACACAACGCGTTGTTGTATCATGAAAACTCTTTGGCAAACAAATGCCTTTGGTTCTTTTTATACTCAGGCTCGCTTTCCGAGTCACAAGCTCATTCCTGACGCTTACCTTCCCTAAACGTTTGGTTGTACATCAACAACCCATTATTTTTTAACCCCCAAATCCAAACGCTTTTCTGCATGACTTGCTGCATAAGGCAATCCCTTTTTGTGCACCAGCCGTTGAGCTAAGTCCTGTATGTCATGAGCGTTAAGACATAACAATAAGGTAAACATCATGATTACAAAAGAAATCCTAAATATAAAAAATGAGCTGATTAAACGGATTAACACTTGTTCTACTCAAGGCGACTTGAGGCTTGATTTATCATCCTTGGATCTCCATCGACTAAGTCTTGATGGCCTGATGGAGGCGATGGAGAAAATCCCAAAAAGCGTCACCATGCTTAATTTGAGCGACAATGGCCTTTATCAACTAAGTGCTGAACACCTGGCAGCAGCTCTGACCAGTATTCCAAAAAGCATCACCACGCTTAACTTGAGCGACAATGGCCTTTATCAACTAAGTGCTGATCACCTTGCATTAGTGCTGACCAGCATTCCCAAAAGCATCGCCACGCTTAATTTGAGCGACAATTACCTTTATTATCTAGGCCCTGATGACTTGGCAAAGGCACTGAAAGGTATTCCAGAGAATATCACCATGCTTAATTTAAGCTGGAATCACCTTAATAAACTAAGCACTGATAGCCTGGTAACCGCACTAACTGGACTTCCAAAGAGTATCACCATGCTTGATTTGAGATGTAATGACCTTTGTGAGCTAGGTGCTGATGGCCTAACAACCATGCTAACTGGACTTCCAAAAAATATCGCCATGCTTGATTTGAGATGCAATGACCTTTATGAGCTAGGTGCTGATGGCCTGGGTAAGGTTCTAAAAAATATTCCAAACAATGTCACCGAACTTGATTTAAGCAATAATGGGCTTTTTATTCTCAATGCTGTTGACCTAGCAAAAGCTCTGGCGCAAATCCCTAGTCATGTAAAAACGGTTCGTCTTGGCGATAATGGTCTTTTTATCAATAAAACCTACAAACAAATAGATGCCTTTCTTGAGAATTTGGGTGAACAGAGACATCGCTTTATTTTGTCTGGCCATGGAGAGTCTCAGCTGGCAAGAGCCTTGGGCCCAGTTGCTCAATTAACGCAAGGCAATTACCCAATAGACAATTCTGCATTACCCGTATTACAAAGGGACGTGGCCGCTCGTATTCTTTCCTTCTTGGAAACCAATCAGAAGCCTAAAAATCCAATTGATTTTTTCAGGTCTCAACTGAAAACCACGATTGAAAGGATTGAACGCATCCAGAGCAATAAAAGGACTCAAACTGAGCCTGATGTGTCTAAAATTCCGTCTCTAAAATAAAAGGAGGCCGTGCAGCACTTTAAGTCATCAGCATGCACGGCTTTTGTCGAAACTAATTCAGATTATTGTTGTTATCATTATTGGGAGCGGCGTTGAAAAAATATGGTTGTACCTAATTTCTAATTTGTCCAGTCCCTCTTATAACCCATTTGTAGCTTGTTAAAGCGTCTAATCCCATGGGCCCTCGCGCATGAACTTTTTGCGTACTAATTCCAATTTCAGCCCCTAATCCGAACTCCCCACCATCTGTAAATGCAGTAGAAGCATTGGCATAGACAGCTGCAGCATCCACTTCAATTAGAAATTTATCAATTGCAGACTCCTCTTCTGCAATAATAGCCTCACTATGATGGGAACTGAATTGTTGAATATGATCAATAGCTGCTTGTATATTGGGTACCGTTTTTATTGCTAATTTATAGTCTAGAAATTCATGACCAAAATCTTGTGGATTTGCCCTCATTAAAAGTTGTTCAGGATAACTCTTATCTAAAGCCTGATAAGCTGCCTTGTCGGCATATATAATCACATTATTTTTAGATAATGCCTCCACAAGTTCTGGCAAGTGCTTTAAACGATCGGTATGAATAATCAAAGTATCCAATGCATTGCAAACACTTACTCTTCTGGTTTTAGCGTTGTTAATAATTTTTTTACCTTTTTCCAAATCTCCACTTTTATCAAAATAGACATGGACGATGCCTGCCCCCGTTTCAATGACAGGTATTTTGGCATTGTCTCTGACAAAATTTATTAGATTCTGACTCCCTCTTGGAATGCATAAATCAACAAAACCTGTGGCATTTAATAATTGAGTCATCAATGCTCTTTCTGGTGGTAATAAACAAACAAGATCTGTGTCTATATTAAAATTCTTTAATGTATTTTTAATTAATAAAACTAGATAACTATTAGTAAAATATGCTTCTTTTCCACCTTTTAAAATAGAAACGTTCCCAGATTTAAAACATAGGCTGAAGATATCGATAGTTACATTAGGCCTTGACTCATAAATGACTGCGATGACACCTAAAGGTACAGTGATTTTCTTAATAATCAAACCACTTGGCATAGACTTTTCAAGGAGACTAACTCCTAATGGATTTGGTAAATCAGCTACTTTTCTCACATCATTAGCCAATGACAAAATTCTGTCTTTACTTAATAATAAACGATCATATTTAGGATCTTGCTCAAGCATTAAACTTAAATCTTTTTGATTTTCTTGTATTATGTTTTCAAGGTGCTTCTCTAAATTA
Above is a genomic segment from Legionella pneumophila subsp. pascullei containing:
- a CDS encoding cupin domain-containing protein; this translates as MNNGSKSNTFGFLAALAILACTYTPSFATCPTNSQTIGVTKMNEHQWEEINDHHSHPKQAIFFHDHKSGLVKFKAGYKNPPHYYENDLAGIIISGEIDFKVNGKTISLGKGDYFTIPARTCISSFSKNGATIAMFGHKPGSYEKIKSE
- a CDS encoding methyltransferase encodes the protein MIDTMQNEPNIHYTYNYKQPDEYHFSLDSIHLAKFVAKQLNSYRDLGSLRVLDLCAGCGVIGIELSWHLQAIRQIDFIEIQDIYTEYFYQNIANVNRPELQLRWHLLNYDELHEKKWEGKFDLIISNPPYFQPGHGMLSPSKFKNRCRFYLDSSFQNYIRALENSLANKGRAYFLLRPLQHHGLDLFSDIQKVLQETSVSAKKISHIRSADIILLEKL
- a CDS encoding phosphoenolpyruvate carboxylase, with the protein product MKQDVSHLPRELSSMVSWSLTRLKKAIAEVYGKETYERIEQIRLSMQDTIGSEPLALGKALHSLQIELSKLDKRQLYQIAHGFSLMMELINTCENAYRIFRINQRKEQIYSDRPQGIHYVLTAHPTEARTNEFLKLFKAIRDYLVEVLKSPYLMNESHLDQMLKISLQINISYHEKPSVEDEAQYIYQYALHPLNIKLYHSFLAKGVPIQLRTWVGGDKDGHSGVNEKIMLKSLELSRFFFIAYIQECLKEVLEIIKLSTALNKNKSLADQISQLVKKANHLKKIQPKDHEKVSAFKKELTAIQSNTLKFLNFEPEQFSIISSIFHLYPALVMPIELREDSAIVKESLTSIKKTTITKMLEHVHSITYGTDPKNYIRGFILSMVESAEDIKNGINLVKQVFKSYALPVVPLFENQLALTNADTILNDSITEDIRQKHLKQWDGNYEVMLGYSDSSKENGVLPSRLMIAKSLKNIQSTLENKNLRPIFFHGSGGSIERGGGDIKEQTASWSKEMMSNYKATVQGEMVARLFGSSSILKSQIDKFLDIYSQKGKNTDNGYPEELSLFSARVSQKYKTLIQSDWFWQIIEQASPYHFLKELKIGSRPTKRKSGPDQRKLRAIPWILCWTQTRLLFPTWWGIGSTWSELDDIEKNRLKVLYKENALFAAFVKQLGVTLSKVYLPIWEQYLYQLTGSNEYLKPFQSELESTVLFFYQITGEKDFCFHQPWLGESIQLRSTLIHPLNLIQIEAMKRKDLPLLRKTVTGISCGMLTTG
- a CDS encoding antitoxin Xre-like helix-turn-helix domain-containing protein, translating into MQTNTSSLQNIPDDVVWKSLTNLVERFDLKESEARILMGDMPRSTYTSHKAKLNRDQKERVSYLLGIYKSLRILFEDGEQARTWINRKNNLPPFNGLTPKEYMLEGGIVRLADVRKFLDFWRGY
- a CDS encoding RES family NAD+ phosphorylase; the protein is MYSYIDFSEKVHRLIPSKFPPVTLFDWADSAEEIEQIALLEGLTNERILAELGKINLIDKEDWIGGPGSTPIMAAFTHIGFESRFSDGSFGVYYAASSLETAIKETCFHRARFYSASNEKPCSISMREYVATIKKPLIDIRDKRYKELFNPDPAYYGKSQEFGKTVYEKKEWGLLYPSVRNLNGLCMAVLRPPALTLPRQGCHLRYIWDGEKISDVYKESKIANV
- a CDS encoding transposase, with translation MSAPVIRKGPKNLDSWKEEIARMWRFSKSNGITEGFHRKMKLIQRRAYGFRNFENYRLRVKVLCS
- the plaB gene encoding phospholipase PlaB, with amino-acid sequence MIVIFVHGWSVTHTNTYGELPQWLENQSKQGKLDIQVGNIYLGRYISFDDTVTVDDIARAFDQAVRDEIVDKLQDGQRFACITHSTGGPIVRKWMDLYFKNNLAKCPLSHLIMLAPANHGSALAQLGKSRLARIKSFFEGVEPGKYVLDWLELGSDMSWQLNESWLDYDCTANGIYCFVLTGQKIDRQLYDALNSYTGEAGSDGVVRVAATNMNYSLLKLHQEGDNGESLVVAKMIRTQPMAFGVLPGLAHSGKNIGIIRSISMANAATHPTAIWILRCLQVKSRDSYNTLVKELDKITKETQKNEHTEFVKTLVFKREYITNRYSMIIFRLIDDRGNHLVDYDLYLTAGPQYSEQALPAGFFIDRQRNLNNRGKLTYFLDYDIMESGINTPKMRGNLGFRIKAYPESSDQALAYYRLFDFHSSLADINKILHPNETVMVEIMLQRRVDRTVFRMTNNLAPAKISVKTTGKKVD
- the legL2 gene encoding Dot/Icm T4SS effector LegL2, whose amino-acid sequence is MRVELFNPSIKKIIVKLNQLKGLWIVQLNLSKNRLGEKKFTDLVVLLSMLKAFGVTYLNLHFNNLGQKTGTELVALFKILKDSGISRLSLSANDLYQKTGTELATLLTVLSDSDIIQLDLSCNWLGQRPDAELIELFKAWSSTPIIDLDLANNGLGKKSGIVLSEIFCALKVSSISHLGLRNNDLYQRTGAEFSSLLSAIKDSPITHLDLSDNGLHLMVVTAFETLFDALKDSSVTHLNLCRNGIGYLDMFEMTAMFCSLQYTGVTHLDLGENGLELMTAEALAAIFRVFKDSRLIHLGLNDSYLNNRTTEDLHLIFNALPANIATIKLSLEELTEMSSEQRQTIQRRFPRAEQVILVNNVEGRELNPSLSLGDANVYRRLGFVGVSPPSLAGLTSFFVVSNNLRFTREVQKLLPDQVTERIVKNILG